One part of the Sneathia vaginalis genome encodes these proteins:
- a CDS encoding transketolase family protein has translation MNYETVSPRDYIGKILIDIATNNDKIVVIDSDLSSSVTTNKFQEKFPERFFEIGIAEQNSLGITSGLSLEGLIPFYVNFSIFCTGTVWTQLRQACYAKLNIKIIGTHPGMDDGPDGATHHALEDLALTRALPNLTILNPIDVNDLEAAIKKAIEINGPVYIRCARDIVPVIHNTPLKDYSSESEVIYDDGNDGAIIFEGTACKQALDGYLLLKDLGFKNKLISIKQIKPLNKEYLVNILKKVKKVVTVENHTIYGGLATIISEIIAEYNLNIKLKKVGVNDTFTESGKTIEVKEKYGLSGENVKNIYLK, from the coding sequence ATGAATTATGAAACTGTTTCACCAAGAGATTATATAGGTAAAATTTTGATAGATATTGCAACAAATAATGATAAAATTGTTGTTATTGATAGTGATTTATCAAGTTCTGTAACAACAAATAAATTCCAAGAAAAGTTCCCTGAAAGATTCTTTGAAATAGGAATAGCTGAACAAAATTCTCTAGGAATTACATCTGGACTTTCTTTAGAAGGTTTAATTCCATTTTATGTTAATTTTTCTATATTTTGCACAGGTACTGTTTGGACTCAATTAAGACAAGCCTGTTATGCAAAACTAAATATAAAGATTATAGGAACACATCCTGGTATGGATGATGGTCCAGATGGTGCAACACATCATGCATTAGAAGATTTAGCACTAACCCGTGCATTACCAAATTTAACAATATTAAATCCAATAGATGTTAACGATTTAGAAGCAGCAATAAAAAAAGCTATTGAAATAAACGGACCTGTATATATACGATGTGCAAGAGATATAGTACCTGTAATACATAATACTCCTTTAAAAGATTATTCATCAGAAAGCGAAGTAATCTATGATGATGGAAATGATGGTGCTATAATTTTTGAAGGTACTGCTTGTAAGCAAGCACTTGATGGTTATTTACTATTAAAAGATTTAGGATTTAAAAATAAATTAATCAGTATAAAACAAATTAAGCCGTTAAACAAAGAATATCTTGTAAACATATTAAAAAAAGTTAAAAAAGTTGTTACAGTTGAAAATCATACGATTTATGGAGGTTTAGCAACAATAATTTCAGAAATAATTGCAGAATATAATTTAAATATTAAACTTAAAAAAGTAGGAGTTAATGATACATTTACTGAATCTGGTAAAACTATAGAAGTTAAAGAAAAGTATGGACTATCTGGAGAAAATGTAAAAAATATATATTTAAAATAA
- a CDS encoding transketolase encodes MYNKNTLIEQSKILRKDIIDLIFYAKAGHPGGSLSCIDILNYLYTYEIDLNKDKRSRLVLSKGHVTPALYSIFLEKGVIPREYITTFRRVNSKLQGHPDKKKINQIDANTGLLGQGLSISVGMALAKKLNKDDNYVYCIIGDGEMHEGQIWEALMSASHYKLDNLIAILDYNKLSSKGDVNKVMNLEPIYDKIKAFGFNVLNINGHNFDEINEAILTAKKKNSKPTFIIANTIKGKGVSFMENNPKWHSGAITEEQREIAYKDIERGIQ; translated from the coding sequence ATGTATAACAAAAACACTTTAATTGAACAATCAAAGATATTAAGAAAAGATATCATTGACTTAATTTTTTATGCTAAAGCTGGGCATCCAGGAGGTTCCTTATCTTGTATTGATATTTTAAATTATCTATATACATATGAAATAGATCTAAATAAGGATAAACGTTCAAGATTAGTCCTTTCAAAAGGACACGTTACACCTGCACTATATTCAATATTTTTAGAAAAAGGTGTTATACCTCGTGAATATATTACAACTTTTAGAAGAGTTAATTCAAAATTACAAGGTCATCCTGATAAAAAGAAAATAAATCAAATTGACGCTAATACAGGTTTACTAGGTCAAGGTTTATCAATATCTGTTGGTATGGCTTTAGCAAAAAAATTAAATAAGGATGATAACTATGTGTATTGTATAATAGGTGATGGTGAAATGCATGAAGGTCAAATATGGGAAGCATTAATGTCAGCCTCACACTACAAACTAGATAATTTAATTGCAATACTTGACTATAACAAATTATCATCAAAAGGTGATGTTAATAAGGTCATGAATCTTGAACCTATTTATGATAAAATAAAGGCTTTTGGTTTTAATGTTTTAAATATAAATGGACATAATTTTGATGAAATAAATGAAGCCATACTTACAGCAAAGAAAAAAAATTCAAAACCAACTTTCATAATAGCAAATACAATAAAAGGTAAGGGTGTATCATTTATGGAAAACAATCCAAAATGGCATAGTGGTGCTATAACAGAAGAACAAAGAGAAATTGCATATAAAGATATAGAAAGGGGAATACAATGA
- a CDS encoding PTS ascorbate transporter subunit IIC yields the protein MEFVKIIVFDLLGQAAILVGLMSLIGLILQKKPATKVISGTIKTIVGFLIFSGGGAMAVKALDSFQNLFQKGFGLAGVLPLAEAVTALAQSKFAIIVSLIMILGFLFNLIIARFTRFKYIFLTGQHNLYLAALLTVVLKALNLSNIVTIVIGAILLGLAAAIYPAIAQPYMRKVTGHDEIAMGHYVTLAYALSGFLGKFVGDPKESTEKIKLPGWLSIFKDYVVSVSISILVFFYIATIAAGKEYVSTLSGSVNWLIFPLFQSLTFTAALYIIITGVRMFLGEIIPAFVGISEKLIPNSKPALDCPVVFQYAPTATVLGFLSAYVGGLLTMVILASLGMVVIIPVAIPYFFIGATAGVFGNATGGWKGCILGGFVTGILIAVGPAVIYPIMKIVGLSGTTFPETDFVALGLVVYYVGKIFGR from the coding sequence ATGGAATTTGTAAAAATTATAGTTTTTGACTTATTAGGGCAAGCAGCTATTTTAGTTGGGTTAATGTCTTTAATTGGGCTAATTTTACAAAAGAAACCTGCTACTAAAGTTATATCTGGTACTATTAAAACTATTGTAGGTTTTCTAATTTTTAGTGGTGGAGGTGCAATGGCTGTAAAAGCTCTTGATAGTTTCCAAAATCTTTTTCAAAAAGGATTTGGATTAGCTGGTGTTCTACCTTTAGCAGAAGCTGTAACAGCTCTTGCCCAATCTAAGTTTGCAATTATTGTTTCACTAATAATGATTTTGGGATTTTTATTCAATTTAATTATTGCTAGATTCACAAGATTCAAATATATATTTTTAACTGGACAACATAACTTATATCTTGCAGCATTACTTACAGTTGTACTAAAAGCACTAAATTTATCTAATATAGTTACTATAGTAATAGGTGCAATTCTTTTAGGATTAGCTGCTGCTATTTATCCTGCTATAGCTCAACCGTATATGAGAAAAGTTACAGGACATGATGAAATAGCTATGGGACACTATGTTACTCTAGCATATGCTTTATCAGGATTTTTAGGTAAATTTGTTGGTGATCCAAAAGAAAGTACCGAAAAGATAAAATTACCTGGTTGGTTATCAATCTTTAAAGATTATGTTGTTTCAGTAAGCATATCTATTTTAGTATTTTTCTATATTGCAACAATAGCAGCAGGTAAAGAATATGTTAGTACTCTTTCAGGAAGTGTAAACTGGTTGATTTTCCCATTATTTCAATCATTAACATTCACAGCAGCCTTATATATTATAATAACAGGAGTTAGAATGTTTTTAGGAGAAATAATACCTGCATTCGTGGGAATTTCAGAAAAATTAATTCCTAATTCAAAACCTGCACTTGATTGCCCTGTTGTCTTTCAATATGCCCCAACTGCTACAGTTTTAGGATTTTTATCAGCCTACGTAGGTGGACTACTAACAATGGTTATACTTGCATCTCTTGGTATGGTTGTCATAATCCCAGTTGCAATACCATATTTCTTCATTGGTGCAACAGCAGGTGTATTCGGAAATGCCACTGGTGGATGGAAAGGTTGCATACTAGGAGGGTTTGTTACAGGAATTTTAATTGCAGTAGGTCCAGCAGTAATTTACCCTATAATGAAAATAGTTGGGCTAAGTGGAACTACATTCCCAGAAACAGACTTTGTTGCATTAGGACTAGTTGTATACTATGTAGGTAAAATTTTTGGTAGATAA
- a CDS encoding PTS sugar transporter subunit IIB, with amino-acid sequence MKRGLVVCRTGMGSSMMLRIKLEQVISENNLDIDLEHDVLSAITNYDVDFVVTMNDLVDQVKDDVKAVIGIEDLMNKEELKAKLLDYLNKNQ; translated from the coding sequence ATGAAAAGAGGTTTAGTTGTTTGTAGAACAGGTATGGGAAGTTCCATGATGTTAAGAATAAAATTAGAACAAGTTATATCTGAAAATAATTTAGATATAGATTTAGAACATGATGTTTTAAGTGCAATAACAAATTATGATGTAGATTTTGTTGTAACAATGAATGATCTTGTAGATCAAGTAAAAGATGATGTAAAAGCAGTTATAGGTATTGAAGATTTAATGAATAAAGAAGAATTAAAAGCCAAATTACTTGATTATCTAAATAAAAATCAATAG